A genomic region of Thermodesulfitimonas autotrophica contains the following coding sequences:
- a CDS encoding TIGR01212 family radical SAM protein (This family includes YhcC from E. coli K-12, an uncharacterized radical SAM protein.) has translation MEKRYYTFSRFLKEHFGGPVRKIPLDAGFGCPNRDGTVGSGGCIFCLNPAFSPFSGRGLTVAEQVRRFKGHRRGPGRYIAYFQAYTNTYAPIAALRRVYEEALADPEVVGLAVATRPDCVPDPVLDLLQSYTDRWMVWVEYGLQSCHDATLQRINRGHDFATFAAAVARTRGRSIYIGAHVILGLPGETAADMLATAAALNATGVDGVKLHHLQVFEGTPLAAAFLRGEVKTLSLDEYVSLSCDFIEALSPQTVILRLVGDVTDDALLLAPRWGVSKAAVIDRIDRELERRGTRQGSRAGWALESAVLKTVRQHLEGRG, from the coding sequence ATGGAGAAGCGCTACTACACGTTTAGCCGCTTCTTGAAGGAGCATTTTGGGGGACCGGTGCGTAAAATCCCGCTTGACGCGGGTTTCGGGTGCCCGAACCGTGACGGCACCGTGGGTTCGGGGGGCTGCATCTTTTGCCTGAACCCGGCTTTCAGCCCCTTTTCCGGACGTGGACTGACGGTTGCGGAGCAGGTGCGCCGTTTTAAAGGGCACCGGCGAGGTCCGGGACGTTACATCGCCTATTTTCAGGCCTATACCAATACCTACGCGCCAATAGCGGCGCTGCGCCGGGTTTACGAGGAGGCGCTTGCTGACCCGGAGGTGGTGGGGCTGGCTGTCGCCACCCGGCCCGATTGTGTTCCTGACCCGGTTCTCGATTTACTCCAAAGCTACACGGACCGCTGGATGGTTTGGGTGGAATACGGCTTGCAATCCTGTCACGACGCGACGCTCCAGCGGATCAACCGGGGGCACGACTTCGCCACTTTTGCGGCTGCAGTGGCCAGGACCCGCGGGCGGAGCATTTATATCGGCGCGCACGTGATTCTGGGACTGCCGGGGGAGACGGCAGCCGACATGCTCGCGACGGCCGCCGCCCTGAACGCCACCGGTGTTGACGGGGTGAAGCTGCACCATTTACAGGTTTTTGAAGGAACGCCTCTTGCGGCCGCGTTTCTGCGCGGGGAAGTTAAAACGCTTAGTCTGGACGAGTATGTTTCCCTATCCTGCGATTTTATTGAGGCCCTTTCGCCGCAGACGGTGATTTTGCGATTGGTGGGTGACGTGACCGACGACGCGCTTCTCCTTGCGCCGCGCTGGGGCGTAAGTAAAGCAGCGGTCATTGACCGGATTGACCGCGAACTTGAACGGCGCGGGACGCGGCAGGGAAGCCGGGCGGGTTGGGCTTTAGAGTCTGCGGTCTTAAAAACGGTACGTCAGCACCTGGAGGGAAGGGGTTAA
- a CDS encoding putative toxin-antitoxin system toxin component, PIN family, with product MLTPLRLFYHKKTTPDAKGHTAALSERLGGGVPAAGKECRGLRPRIVVDTNVVMGGLINPVKASGRLVSLWLEGKIDVLISPALREEYLHIFNRMRFGPREAVDRRERAIQKLLSRENMTLVHPDFRLRVIKEDPSDNRLLECAVCGGAGYIVSQDRHLLQVGEYQGIKILTAHAFLSREFPEAKGKS from the coding sequence ATGCTCACCCCTTTACGCCTATTTTACCATAAAAAGACTACTCCGGACGCCAAGGGCCATACGGCCGCTCTCTCAGAACGCCTTGGCGGTGGGGTCCCGGCGGCGGGAAAGGAGTGCCGCGGTTTACGCCCCCGCATTGTTGTGGATACCAACGTGGTGATGGGGGGACTTATCAACCCGGTTAAAGCCTCTGGCCGGCTGGTAAGTCTCTGGTTGGAAGGTAAAATTGACGTCCTGATAAGTCCCGCTTTGCGGGAAGAGTACCTGCACATCTTCAACCGGATGCGTTTTGGCCCGCGGGAGGCGGTTGACCGGCGCGAACGGGCGATCCAGAAGCTCCTGTCCCGCGAGAACATGACGTTAGTGCATCCGGATTTTCGTCTGCGGGTTATTAAAGAGGACCCCTCAGATAACCGCCTGCTCGAGTGTGCGGTTTGCGGTGGGGCCGGTTATATCGTCTCTCAGGACAGACACCTGCTTCAGGTGGGCGAGTACCAGGGGATTAAAATCCTTACCGCGCACGCCTTCCTGTCCCGGGAGTTCCCGGAGGCTAAGGGGAAATCCTGA
- a CDS encoding MFS transporter — protein sequence MDKRLYTFCLAILPVMICSGMVYSVLALYFANLGATTSQIGLIYTTGALTGALTGPCLGRLADRYGRKPVIMGAMLSFFLVFLAYALMRHIQLAFPIQAVEGVAWAGLGAAATALVADLAPRSRRGWAMGIYDRTWFIGWIVGPTFGGFVAEHLGFRQTFMIASSLILIGLAVLLLWVKEPPRPGAG from the coding sequence CTGGATAAGCGCCTTTATACCTTTTGCCTGGCCATCCTTCCCGTCATGATCTGTTCGGGGATGGTCTACTCCGTCTTGGCCCTCTACTTTGCCAACCTCGGCGCCACCACCAGCCAGATCGGCCTGATTTACACCACCGGTGCCCTCACCGGCGCTCTTACCGGTCCGTGTCTTGGCCGCCTTGCCGACCGTTACGGGCGGAAGCCCGTGATCATGGGCGCGATGCTGAGTTTCTTTCTCGTTTTCCTCGCTTACGCCCTCATGCGCCACATTCAGCTCGCCTTTCCGATCCAGGCCGTGGAAGGTGTCGCCTGGGCGGGATTGGGCGCGGCGGCGACGGCGCTGGTTGCGGACCTTGCCCCGCGTAGCCGCCGGGGCTGGGCGATGGGGATATACGACCGCACCTGGTTTATCGGCTGGATCGTGGGGCCCACTTTCGGAGGCTTCGTGGCGGAACACCTCGGCTTTCGCCAAACCTTTATGATCGCCAGCAGCCTGATCTTGATCGGACTGGCCGTTTTGCTCCTCTGGGTAAAGGAACCGCCCCGTCCCGGAGCAGGCTGA
- a CDS encoding acylphosphatase has translation MPQARAHVIVRGKVQGVYFRGYTQQEALAAGVTGWVRNLPDGSVEAVFEGEREAVERLVAWCHKGSPAARVMEVKVTWEDWRGEFNGFAIRR, from the coding sequence ATGCCGCAAGCACGGGCGCACGTTATTGTGAGGGGGAAAGTCCAGGGTGTCTACTTCCGCGGTTATACCCAGCAGGAGGCACTTGCGGCCGGAGTTACTGGGTGGGTGCGCAACCTGCCCGATGGTTCGGTAGAGGCGGTTTTCGAAGGAGAGCGGGAGGCGGTCGAGCGGCTCGTTGCCTGGTGCCACAAAGGTTCGCCAGCGGCGCGGGTGATGGAGGTAAAGGTTACGTGGGAAGATTGGCGCGGCGAGTTTAACGGCTTTGCGATTCGGCGGTGA
- a CDS encoding YkgJ family cysteine cluster protein, producing the protein MAVKVLLQRFGAAQGYDLVITAKRATVQDYLDALNRAFTGLELTRVRRPEVRACRGCDRCCAERAPLTIIDSFLLSRVTGCSSLSEFLSRYGYVAVTGPVVDITLRRLDDGYCIFLDRQARTCRVYPVRPFVCQTFFCCPATGRALAVREAVVNSGEDELVRRWLKTRRVVHYADRPHVNPRDWLKNPFTGRWRYDAVRLRALLPGRLWRELYVPQQEGRRSRG; encoded by the coding sequence TTGGCGGTTAAAGTGCTTCTACAGCGCTTCGGGGCGGCTCAGGGATATGATCTGGTTATTACGGCGAAAAGAGCAACCGTCCAGGATTATCTTGACGCCCTGAACCGTGCCTTTACGGGGCTTGAGCTCACCCGGGTGCGGCGGCCGGAAGTGCGGGCCTGCCGGGGTTGCGACCGCTGCTGCGCGGAGCGGGCGCCGCTCACGATTATCGACTCTTTTTTGCTGTCGCGGGTTACCGGATGCTCCTCTTTAAGCGAGTTTTTGAGCCGCTACGGCTACGTTGCCGTCACCGGTCCGGTTGTCGACATCACCCTCCGCCGTCTCGATGATGGTTACTGCATCTTTCTTGACCGGCAGGCGCGCACCTGCAGGGTTTACCCGGTGCGACCCTTCGTTTGCCAGACCTTTTTCTGCTGTCCGGCGACGGGTAGGGCCCTGGCGGTCCGGGAGGCGGTTGTGAACAGCGGTGAGGATGAATTAGTGCGGCGGTGGCTGAAGACCCGCCGGGTTGTTCACTACGCGGACCGGCCGCACGTTAACCCGCGTGATTGGCTTAAGAACCCTTTTACGGGGAGGTGGCGGTACGACGCGGTCCGGTTACGGGCGCTTCTGCCGGGGCGGCTCTGGCGGGAACTCTACGTGCCGCAGCAGGAAGGGCGAAGAAGTCGGGGGTGA
- a CDS encoding glycoside hydrolase family 15 protein, with translation MPREIVLGNGTMLVNFDKFYHLRDLYYPYVGMENHFGMGKGEVGLWVNGAFSWVGGDGWEITMRYQEYTLVAETEAVHTGLGVAIRFTDAVDCQENILLRRAEIENLADEAREFRVFFFHDFNIAGFDVGDTALYDPSTATLIHYKRDYYFLLNGRFGGQGIKQYSIRKRFPGGQGSRADAEDGVLLSNPADQGAVNSTVGLAAEIPPQGKEVLFFWVVAGRNFHEVWEKNTLVLNEGPETLLKRTAIYWQNWVRKAENDFGDLPEEVVRLYRRSLLILRTQIDRRGAILAANDSDILLTNRDHYSYVWPRDGALVSYALDRAGYPELTVPFYHFAARTLSEGGYHWHKYNPEGSVGSSWQSWVRDGEFQLPIQEDETALVLWALWEHYRRYRSFCFLAELYPKLVKPAAAFMAGYRDPGSGLPLPSYDLWEERCGIFTFTASAVYAGLHAASLCAALLGDVKSAVRWEEAAEAVKTGILTELYSEELGRFIRGFYPVAGEKVTPDYTLDASLWGVWGFGVLPATDPRVVRTMEAVRDGLWVKTEVGGLARYANDYYFRRSDDIARVPGNPWFICTLWLAGWHVARAQCREDLAAARELIEWAVRYSLPTGIMAEQVHPYTGEPLSVAPLTWSHATFVQVVGDYGRRWCELGP, from the coding sequence ATGCCGCGCGAGATAGTGCTCGGTAACGGAACGATGCTGGTAAATTTTGATAAATTTTATCACCTGCGGGACCTTTACTACCCTTACGTAGGGATGGAAAATCATTTTGGGATGGGTAAAGGCGAGGTCGGGTTGTGGGTGAACGGTGCTTTTTCTTGGGTTGGCGGGGACGGTTGGGAAATCACCATGCGCTACCAGGAGTATACCCTGGTGGCGGAAACCGAAGCGGTTCATACGGGACTGGGGGTGGCGATTCGTTTCACCGACGCTGTTGACTGCCAGGAAAACATTCTCCTCCGCAGGGCGGAGATTGAGAATCTGGCGGATGAGGCAAGGGAATTCCGGGTCTTTTTTTTCCACGATTTTAATATCGCCGGTTTTGACGTCGGGGACACGGCGCTCTACGACCCGAGTACCGCGACCCTTATTCACTACAAGCGCGACTATTATTTCCTCCTGAACGGGCGTTTTGGCGGGCAGGGCATTAAACAGTACAGCATCCGCAAGCGCTTCCCGGGAGGGCAGGGAAGCCGTGCCGACGCCGAAGACGGGGTGCTGCTGAGCAACCCCGCCGATCAGGGGGCGGTTAACAGCACGGTTGGGTTGGCGGCGGAAATCCCGCCGCAGGGAAAGGAAGTGCTCTTCTTCTGGGTGGTGGCGGGCCGGAACTTCCATGAGGTCTGGGAAAAGAACACGCTTGTCCTGAACGAAGGGCCGGAAACGCTTTTGAAGCGCACGGCCATCTACTGGCAAAATTGGGTCCGGAAGGCGGAGAACGACTTCGGGGATCTGCCGGAGGAGGTGGTCCGTCTTTACCGGCGCAGCCTGCTCATCCTGCGGACGCAGATCGATAGGCGGGGCGCAATCCTGGCGGCCAATGACAGCGACATCCTGCTGACCAACCGGGACCACTATTCCTACGTCTGGCCGCGGGACGGGGCGCTGGTGAGTTACGCGTTAGACAGGGCCGGCTACCCGGAACTCACGGTTCCTTTTTATCACTTTGCGGCGCGAACGCTGAGCGAAGGCGGTTACCACTGGCATAAGTACAACCCGGAGGGCTCGGTAGGTTCGAGCTGGCAGTCGTGGGTGCGCGACGGGGAGTTTCAGTTGCCCATCCAGGAGGACGAAACGGCGCTGGTGCTCTGGGCGCTCTGGGAGCACTACCGGCGCTACCGGAGCTTTTGCTTTCTGGCCGAGCTTTATCCCAAGCTGGTTAAACCCGCTGCCGCGTTTATGGCCGGTTACCGTGATCCCGGGAGCGGCCTGCCGCTGCCGAGCTACGATCTCTGGGAGGAGCGGTGCGGCATCTTCACTTTCACGGCGAGCGCGGTCTACGCGGGCCTCCACGCGGCCTCTTTATGCGCGGCGCTGTTAGGGGACGTGAAGTCTGCCGTGAGGTGGGAAGAGGCGGCGGAAGCGGTCAAAACCGGGATTTTGACGGAGCTTTACAGCGAAGAGTTGGGCCGGTTTATCCGCGGTTTTTACCCGGTAGCCGGGGAAAAAGTGACGCCAGATTACACCCTCGATGCGAGTCTGTGGGGCGTTTGGGGGTTCGGCGTGCTTCCGGCAACCGATCCGCGCGTGGTGCGCACGATGGAAGCGGTCCGCGACGGGCTCTGGGTGAAGACGGAAGTAGGCGGCCTGGCGCGGTACGCGAACGACTACTATTTCCGCCGCAGCGACGATATCGCCCGGGTGCCGGGAAATCCCTGGTTTATCTGCACTCTATGGCTGGCGGGCTGGCACGTGGCCCGGGCGCAGTGCCGGGAAGATCTCGCGGCTGCCAGGGAGCTGATCGAGTGGGCGGTACGCTACTCTCTGCCTACGGGAATCATGGCGGAACAGGTCCACCCTTATACCGGGGAGCCCCTTTCCGTGGCGCCGCTTACCTGGTCCCACGCGACGTTTGTGCAGGTGGTCGGGGATTACGGCAGACGCTGGTGCGAGCTTGGCCCCTGA
- a CDS encoding DUF4912 domain-containing protein, whose translation MSFFVLILSIILAAIIIVLFFRAWRRPAGEGLNVSPPLPPKRPDTEFAAEIWPSVSVPPAPAGQMAPELPRRYGEDRLVLLARDPHWLFAYWEVSATKQEEFQARYGPEAWRTSRPVLRLYDVTGIKFEGYNANSYVDIPISEEADNWYLEVGQPNRTFCVDLGRLLPTGEFVTLLRSNLAHTPRAVLSELCDEEWMWIEGVYRSILRYQFGISSPLLFEEIAARMGKEVIPVGIGSPVILPPVRK comes from the coding sequence ATGAGCTTCTTCGTTTTAATATTAAGTATTATCTTGGCGGCTATAATTATCGTCCTTTTTTTTCGGGCTTGGCGCCGGCCGGCCGGGGAAGGGCTTAACGTCTCTCCCCCGCTGCCGCCAAAGAGACCCGATACGGAGTTCGCCGCTGAAATCTGGCCTTCCGTCTCCGTACCACCCGCGCCGGCAGGGCAAATGGCTCCCGAACTGCCCCGGCGGTACGGGGAAGACCGCCTTGTCCTCCTCGCCCGCGACCCCCACTGGCTTTTTGCCTATTGGGAGGTAAGCGCTACCAAGCAGGAAGAGTTTCAGGCCCGCTACGGTCCGGAAGCCTGGCGGACCTCCCGGCCCGTGTTGCGCCTTTACGACGTGACCGGCATCAAATTCGAAGGATACAACGCCAACAGTTACGTTGATATTCCCATCAGTGAGGAAGCGGACAACTGGTACCTCGAGGTCGGCCAGCCCAACCGCACCTTCTGCGTCGACCTTGGGCGGCTCCTGCCTACGGGGGAGTTCGTGACGCTGCTCCGCTCGAACTTAGCCCACACACCGCGGGCAGTACTTTCCGAACTCTGCGACGAAGAATGGATGTGGATAGAAGGGGTGTACCGGTCCATTCTGCGCTACCAGTTCGGTATCAGCTCCCCGTTGCTTTTCGAAGAAATCGCCGCCCGCATGGGTAAGGAAGTGATACCGGTTGGGATCGGCTCCCCGGTAATCCTTCCCCCTGTAAGAAAGTAG
- a CDS encoding glycoside hydrolase family 57 protein, giving the protein MRKGYLAIVLHAHLPFVRHPEHSFALEERWLYEAITECYIPLIWAFEALVNDGVRFRLTLSLSPPLLSMLTDEFLRQRYLHHLHKLLELTDKETWRTAGTPFFPLAQMYQARFRRVRDTFNAYGGNLIAAFKKFQEAGCLEIITTAATHGYLPLLFVNPQAVAAQIAVAVKLYRRHFGHNPPGFWLPECAYTPGIDAYLKKHGIRYFFVDTHGLLFGSHRPRFGVFAPVFCPTGVAAFGRDVESSKQVWSAKEGYPGDFDYREYYRDIGYDLDLEYIRDYIHPDGIRINTGLKYYRITGKTEHKEPYVPEWAREKAATHAGNFMFNREHQIRYLSRFMDRPPLIVAPYDAELFGHWWFEGPQWLEFLVRKITYDQEIIELVTPSDYLRRHPCNQVVTPCPSSWGNKGYHEVWLCGANDWIYRHLHWGADRMVELANRFPESSGMLRRALNQAARELLLAQSSDWPFIMATGTMVEYAVRRFQTHMANFIGIYRQITENRVEDGWIEELESHNNIFPEIDYRVFTKD; this is encoded by the coding sequence ATGCGTAAAGGCTATCTCGCCATCGTGCTGCACGCCCACCTGCCCTTTGTCAGGCATCCGGAACATTCCTTTGCTCTGGAGGAAAGGTGGCTTTACGAAGCGATCACAGAGTGCTATATCCCGCTCATCTGGGCCTTCGAAGCGCTGGTCAATGACGGGGTGCGTTTCCGCCTCACCCTCTCCCTTTCGCCGCCGCTCCTCTCTATGCTCACCGACGAATTCCTCCGGCAGCGCTATCTCCATCACCTCCACAAGCTGCTGGAGCTAACGGATAAGGAAACCTGGCGTACAGCGGGGACGCCCTTCTTCCCCTTGGCCCAGATGTACCAAGCACGCTTTCGCCGCGTCCGCGACACCTTCAACGCTTACGGTGGCAACCTGATCGCCGCCTTCAAAAAATTCCAAGAAGCCGGGTGTCTCGAAATCATCACCACTGCTGCCACCCACGGCTATCTCCCCCTCCTCTTCGTCAACCCGCAGGCGGTGGCCGCCCAGATCGCGGTGGCGGTTAAACTTTACCGCCGCCATTTCGGGCATAACCCACCCGGTTTTTGGCTGCCCGAGTGTGCCTACACACCGGGAATCGACGCCTATTTAAAGAAGCACGGCATCCGTTACTTTTTCGTCGATACCCACGGCCTCCTTTTCGGCTCCCACCGACCCCGTTTCGGCGTCTTCGCCCCGGTCTTCTGCCCCACCGGCGTTGCCGCCTTCGGCCGTGACGTAGAATCCTCCAAGCAGGTCTGGAGCGCTAAAGAAGGCTATCCGGGGGACTTCGACTACCGCGAGTATTACCGGGACATCGGCTACGACCTGGATTTGGAGTATATTCGCGATTACATCCACCCGGACGGCATCCGCATCAACACGGGCCTTAAATACTACCGGATCACGGGCAAAACCGAGCACAAAGAGCCTTACGTTCCCGAATGGGCCCGCGAGAAGGCGGCTACTCATGCCGGTAATTTCATGTTCAACCGGGAACACCAGATCAGGTATCTCTCCCGCTTCATGGACCGGCCGCCGCTCATCGTCGCTCCTTACGACGCCGAGCTTTTCGGCCACTGGTGGTTCGAAGGGCCCCAATGGCTCGAATTCCTTGTTCGCAAAATAACTTACGATCAGGAAATCATTGAACTTGTTACGCCCTCGGATTACTTGCGGCGCCACCCCTGCAACCAGGTGGTTACCCCCTGCCCGTCAAGCTGGGGGAACAAAGGCTACCACGAGGTCTGGCTTTGCGGCGCCAACGACTGGATCTACCGGCACCTTCACTGGGGAGCCGACCGAATGGTAGAGCTTGCTAACCGCTTTCCGGAAAGCAGCGGTATGCTCCGCCGGGCCCTCAACCAGGCGGCGCGGGAACTGCTCCTGGCACAATCAAGCGACTGGCCCTTCATCATGGCCACCGGCACCATGGTGGAGTATGCCGTGCGCCGCTTCCAAACGCATATGGCAAATTTTATCGGCATTTACCGACAAATCACCGAGAACCGCGTCGAGGACGGCTGGATCGAAGAACTCGAAAGTCATAACAACATCTTCCCGGAAATCGATTACCGCGTCTTTACCAAAGACTAA
- a CDS encoding GGDEF domain-containing protein, with translation MKITEIMNRNVLTVCQDQPVSQAVHLMEKHKVGGLVVLAPDGTLAGIVTSRDLRGVPTSQPISEIMSRDLTVIDPATSLWEAMDIMNQAGVERLPVVAAKKLIGIVTKIDLLTTIARHTDSLTGLYTAAYLRDTAERLLQTAPEICIIFFDIDDFGLINKLLGHSQGDQCLRLVANLLCCQSKPGQDFPCRYGGDEFAVVSTRPLEDAVVWARSLTEEAERSCKSVSLSLSAGIAGGRRRSFRPGTNPADVVESLINLASLASTRAKLKRSRIEVASGEPPLPN, from the coding sequence GTGAAGATCACCGAAATTATGAACCGCAACGTCCTCACCGTCTGCCAAGACCAGCCGGTTTCGCAGGCTGTTCACCTGATGGAAAAACATAAAGTAGGAGGGCTCGTCGTCTTAGCACCAGACGGCACCTTAGCGGGAATTGTAACCTCGCGCGACCTGCGTGGCGTCCCGACAAGCCAGCCAATCAGCGAAATAATGTCCCGCGACCTCACGGTTATTGACCCTGCAACGTCACTCTGGGAAGCGATGGATATTATGAACCAGGCAGGCGTTGAAAGGCTGCCGGTCGTCGCCGCCAAGAAACTTATCGGTATCGTTACCAAGATCGATCTTCTTACCACTATCGCCCGCCATACCGATTCGCTCACCGGCCTTTATACCGCCGCCTACCTCCGGGACACGGCAGAGCGACTCTTGCAGACGGCGCCGGAGATCTGCATTATTTTTTTCGACATTGACGATTTCGGATTGATCAACAAGCTGCTCGGCCACTCGCAGGGGGACCAGTGCCTCCGGCTGGTGGCTAATCTTTTATGTTGCCAGAGCAAACCCGGGCAGGACTTTCCTTGTCGCTATGGCGGCGACGAGTTCGCTGTGGTGAGCACCCGGCCCCTGGAAGATGCGGTTGTGTGGGCAAGAAGCCTGACGGAAGAAGCGGAAAGGAGTTGCAAATCCGTTTCCCTCAGCCTCTCGGCGGGAATAGCCGGTGGCAGGCGCCGGAGCTTCCGGCCCGGGACCAATCCGGCGGACGTGGTGGAAAGCCTGATTAACTTAGCCAGTTTGGCTTCCACGCGCGCAAAACTCAAACGCTCCAGAATAGAAGTCGCCAGCGGCGAGCCACCGCTTCCCAATTAA
- the aroH gene encoding chorismate mutase: MKGVCRPIRVRGIRGAITVERNTREEIIAATKELLLALVRENGIEIEDIASIFFTLTPDLNAEFPALAARELGWQYVPLLCAQEIDVPGAMGKVLRVLMHVNTEKSQRELKHLYLKGAATLRLDLSSGN; encoded by the coding sequence GTGAAGGGAGTGTGCAGGCCAATTCGTGTTCGCGGGATAAGGGGAGCGATTACCGTCGAGAGGAACACGCGGGAGGAAATTATTGCGGCCACCAAAGAGCTGCTTTTAGCACTTGTCCGGGAGAACGGAATTGAGATCGAGGATATTGCGAGCATCTTTTTTACCCTGACGCCGGACTTGAACGCGGAGTTTCCTGCTTTGGCGGCAAGGGAACTAGGCTGGCAGTATGTGCCTCTTCTCTGCGCGCAGGAGATTGATGTGCCTGGGGCGATGGGAAAAGTGCTCAGGGTGCTGATGCACGTTAATACGGAAAAATCCCAGAGGGAACTCAAGCATCTTTACTTGAAAGGAGCCGCTACGTTGCGGCTCGACCTAAGTAGCGGGAATTAA
- a CDS encoding pseudouridine synthase, with translation MAEERLHKLLARAGVASRRRAEMLIKAGRIKVNGRLVARPGVKIDPARDVVEIDGRPVYLKRLLEKKRVYLAFYKPVGVVTTLYDPQGRPKVSDFLRAVPERVYPVGRLDYESEGLLLLTNDGELANRLIHPRYKVPKIYYVWVAGAIGEEAVRQLREGVLLEDGPTQPAEVTVLRRLPRRTLLQITLREGRKRQVRRMCAAVGYPVLRLKRVGIGQLRLQGLRPGAYRYLSEDEVAALREAVGLCPDYETRSKGEGESRPGKSAGG, from the coding sequence TTGGCAGAAGAAAGATTGCATAAGCTTTTAGCCCGGGCGGGGGTGGCTTCGCGGCGGCGGGCCGAGATGCTGATCAAGGCGGGGCGGATAAAGGTTAACGGGCGGCTCGTGGCGCGGCCCGGGGTGAAGATCGACCCGGCGCGGGACGTGGTGGAGATCGACGGAAGGCCGGTTTATTTGAAGCGGCTTCTTGAGAAGAAGCGCGTTTATCTTGCTTTTTATAAACCGGTGGGCGTCGTTACGACACTTTACGACCCCCAGGGGCGGCCCAAAGTAAGCGATTTTCTGCGGGCGGTTCCAGAGCGGGTCTATCCTGTGGGGCGACTCGACTATGAGAGCGAAGGGCTGCTTCTCCTCACCAACGACGGCGAGTTAGCCAACCGCCTGATTCACCCCCGGTATAAGGTGCCGAAGATATATTACGTATGGGTTGCGGGCGCTATTGGAGAAGAGGCCGTCCGGCAGCTCCGCGAGGGGGTGCTCTTGGAAGACGGTCCGACGCAGCCAGCAGAGGTGACGGTGCTCCGCAGGCTGCCGCGGCGCACGCTTTTGCAGATTACGCTGCGGGAAGGACGCAAGCGGCAGGTACGGCGCATGTGTGCGGCAGTAGGCTACCCGGTACTGCGTCTTAAGAGGGTTGGTATCGGCCAGTTGCGTTTGCAAGGGCTGCGTCCCGGGGCCTACCGATACCTGAGCGAAGATGAAGTGGCGGCGCTAAGGGAAGCGGTTGGCCTCTGTCCGGATTACGAAACAAGAAGTAAAGGCGAAGGAGAAAGCCGGCCGGGGAAGAGCGCGGGCGGTTAG
- a CDS encoding spore maturation protein, which translates to MIGFVSVAAEWVIPGLLLLVLVAAFCRRVPVYEAFVSGAQEGFAIAVKTIPYLVAMLVAISVFRASGAMAGMAHLLAPVLTPLGIPPEVLPHAIMRPLSGGAALGIATDIIRTHGPDSFLGRLVSTMQGSSDTTFYVLSLYFGAVGVKKYRYAPVTGLLADFTTFLASVLFVRLFFR; encoded by the coding sequence ATGATTGGTTTCGTGAGTGTGGCGGCGGAATGGGTGATCCCCGGCCTCTTACTTTTGGTGCTGGTGGCTGCTTTTTGCCGCCGCGTCCCTGTTTACGAGGCTTTTGTTTCCGGAGCCCAGGAGGGTTTCGCCATCGCGGTCAAAACGATCCCTTATTTAGTGGCCATGCTGGTTGCGATCAGCGTCTTTCGCGCTTCCGGTGCCATGGCGGGGATGGCACACCTGCTGGCGCCAGTCCTCACGCCGCTGGGTATCCCACCGGAAGTTTTGCCCCACGCGATTATGCGCCCGCTGTCGGGTGGCGCGGCCCTCGGCATCGCCACGGATATTATCCGCACCCACGGGCCGGACAGCTTCCTCGGCCGACTGGTCTCAACAATGCAGGGCTCGAGCGATACGACGTTCTACGTGCTGAGCCTTTACTTCGGCGCGGTCGGGGTAAAAAAGTACCGTTACGCGCCGGTAACCGGCCTTTTGGCCGATTTTACTACGTTTTTAGCTTCGGTGCTTTTTGTGCGGCTCTTTTTTCGGTAG